The following are encoded together in the Pseudodesulfovibrio indicus genome:
- the secE gene encoding preprotein translocase subunit SecE has translation MAKKKGKKAADKQAVESRAAGLKDKTKELMEFFEESKVEIKKVVWPTRKETVTTCIAVLVVSVVIALYLGVVDLALSKIVEAILS, from the coding sequence ATGGCCAAGAAGAAAGGCAAGAAGGCCGCTGACAAGCAGGCCGTAGAGTCTCGGGCAGCCGGTCTGAAGGACAAAACCAAGGAGCTCATGGAGTTCTTTGAGGAGTCCAAGGTCGAGATCAAGAAAGTGGTCTGGCCGACCCGCAAGGAGACCGTAACCACGTGTATCGCCGTATTGGTCGTCTCCGTGGTCATCGCTCTCTATCTGGGCGTGGTCGACCTGGCGCTTTCCAAGATCGTCGAGGCCATCCTGTCCTAA
- the nusG gene encoding transcription termination/antitermination protein NusG, which yields MDATMENAAPRARWYIVHTYSGFEQRVEQTVREMMRTGQDKGLIEEVVMPTEKIVEMVKGERKTSTRKFYPGYIMIKMILTDDSWHLIQSIPRVTGFVGGKNRPTPMRDSEAENILNMMESRQEKPRPKFNFERGDEVRVIDGPFSGFNGVVEEVNYDKGKLKVSVSIFGRQTPVELDFVQVDKG from the coding sequence ATGGATGCCACAATGGAAAACGCCGCACCTCGTGCTCGCTGGTACATAGTTCACACCTACTCGGGTTTCGAGCAGCGTGTCGAACAGACCGTCCGCGAGATGATGCGCACCGGACAGGACAAGGGCCTCATTGAGGAAGTCGTCATGCCCACCGAAAAGATCGTTGAGATGGTCAAAGGTGAGCGCAAGACGTCGACTCGCAAGTTCTATCCGGGATACATCATGATCAAGATGATCCTGACGGACGATTCCTGGCATCTCATTCAGTCCATTCCGCGCGTGACAGGCTTTGTCGGCGGCAAGAACCGGCCGACTCCCATGCGCGACAGCGAGGCGGAGAACATCCTCAACATGATGGAGAGCCGCCAGGAGAAGCCCCGTCCCAAGTTCAACTTCGAACGCGGGGACGAGGTCCGGGTCATCGATGGCCCGTTCAGCGGCTTCAACGGTGTTGTGGAAGAAGTCAACTACGACAAGGGTAAGCTCAAAGTATCCGTCTCTATATTCGGGCGTCAGACTCCTGTGGAGCTTGATTTTGTCCAAGTGGACAAGGGATAG
- the tuf gene encoding elongation factor Tu, whose protein sequence is MGKAKFERSKPHVNIGTIGHIDHGKTTLTAAITKLAHMAGHGEYVAFDEIDKAPEEKERGITIATAHVEYETEKRHYAHVDCPGHADYIKNMITGAAQMDGAILVCAATDGPMPQTREHILLARQVGVPAMVVFMNKCDMVDDEELLELVELEIRELLSKYEFPGDDIPVIQGSALKALECESADDPAAKCIYELLEACDSYIPEPERDIDMPFLMPVEDVFSISGRGTVITGRVERGIIKVGDEVAIVGIKDTIKTTCTGVEMFRKLLDQGQAGDNVGLLIRGVKREEVERGQVAAKPGSITPHTKFKAEVYVLSKDEGGRHTPFFSGYRPQFYFRTTDVTGVVTLDEGVEMVMPGDNATFNVEMIAPIAMEIGLRFAIREGGRTVGAGVVTEIVE, encoded by the coding sequence ATGGGTAAAGCTAAATTTGAACGTAGCAAGCCTCACGTTAACATCGGCACCATCGGTCACATCGACCATGGCAAGACCACTCTGACCGCCGCCATCACCAAGCTGGCTCACATGGCCGGTCACGGCGAGTACGTCGCCTTCGACGAGATCGACAAGGCTCCCGAAGAGAAAGAGCGCGGCATCACCATCGCCACCGCCCACGTCGAGTACGAGACCGAGAAGCGTCACTACGCCCACGTGGACTGCCCCGGTCACGCCGACTACATCAAGAACATGATCACTGGTGCCGCCCAGATGGATGGCGCCATCCTCGTGTGCGCCGCCACCGACGGTCCCATGCCCCAGACCCGTGAGCACATCCTGCTCGCCCGTCAGGTCGGCGTGCCCGCCATGGTCGTCTTCATGAACAAGTGCGACATGGTCGACGACGAAGAGCTGCTCGAACTGGTCGAGCTCGAAATCCGCGAGCTGCTGTCCAAGTACGAATTCCCCGGCGACGACATTCCGGTCATCCAGGGTTCCGCCCTGAAGGCCCTGGAGTGCGAGTCCGCCGACGATCCGGCCGCCAAGTGCATCTACGAGCTGCTGGAAGCCTGCGACTCCTACATCCCCGAGCCCGAGCGCGACATCGACATGCCCTTCCTGATGCCCGTCGAGGACGTCTTCTCCATCTCCGGCCGTGGTACCGTTATCACCGGTCGTGTGGAGCGCGGCATCATCAAGGTCGGTGACGAAGTCGCCATCGTCGGCATCAAGGACACCATCAAGACCACCTGCACCGGTGTCGAGATGTTCCGCAAGCTGCTCGACCAGGGCCAGGCCGGTGACAACGTCGGTCTGCTGATCCGCGGCGTGAAGCGCGAGGAAGTGGAGCGCGGCCAGGTTGCTGCCAAGCCCGGTTCCATCACCCCGCACACCAAGTTCAAGGCCGAGGTCTACGTCCTGTCCAAGGATGAAGGCGGCCGTCACACCCCGTTCTTCTCCGGCTACCGTCCGCAGTTCTACTTCCGTACGACTGACGTCACCGGTGTCGTCACCCTGGACGAGGGCGTCGAGATGGTCATGCCCGGCGACAACGCCACCTTCAACGTCGAGATGATCGCCCCCATCGCCATGGAGATCGGTCTGCGCTTCGCCATCCGCGAAGGCGGCCGTACCGTCGGTGCCGGTGTCGTCACCGAAATCGTGGAGTAA
- a CDS encoding substrate-binding periplasmic protein: MRLSIFILALLVLAPIRATAGELALLTHDLGVQAYIDPASGELRGRDHAGKRSFNLEVVRALKHMLGLETPIREVLYADGIRRLDEGGDAAFFNVYRTPQREHLYKWVGPLQREVDYLYGLNGTLSLKSLEDARGVAAICVVSDSMHHAVLNKKGFANVRAEATYAICFDQLKTGEATLAVSSDETVAQKLAASNIPISAVHRIPEPVVESAGYIAFSKQVDDKVIQRWQEAFNALVGSGLYQDLYDRYYIR, encoded by the coding sequence ATGCGATTATCGATCTTCATACTGGCCCTTCTCGTCCTGGCCCCCATCCGGGCCACGGCCGGGGAGCTCGCCCTGCTGACCCACGACCTGGGCGTCCAGGCCTATATCGATCCCGCCTCCGGCGAGCTGCGCGGCCGCGACCATGCGGGCAAGCGTTCCTTCAACCTCGAGGTCGTCCGCGCCCTCAAGCACATGCTCGGCCTGGAGACGCCCATCCGCGAAGTTCTCTACGCCGACGGCATCCGCAGGCTGGACGAGGGCGGCGACGCGGCCTTCTTCAACGTCTACCGCACCCCGCAGCGGGAGCATCTCTATAAATGGGTAGGACCGCTCCAGCGCGAGGTGGACTACCTCTATGGCCTGAACGGCACCCTCAGCCTAAAGTCCCTGGAAGACGCCAGGGGCGTCGCCGCCATCTGCGTGGTCTCCGACAGCATGCACCACGCCGTGCTCAATAAAAAGGGCTTTGCCAACGTGCGCGCCGAGGCGACCTATGCGATCTGCTTCGACCAGCTCAAGACGGGCGAAGCCACGTTGGCCGTATCGTCCGACGAGACCGTGGCCCAGAAGCTGGCGGCCAGCAACATCCCGATCTCCGCCGTGCACCGCATCCCGGAGCCGGTGGTCGAGTCGGCCGGATACATCGCCTTTTCCAAGCAGGTGGACGACAAGGTCATCCAGCGATGGCAGGAAGCCTTCAACGCTCTGGTAGGGTCCGGCCTGTACCAGGATCTCTACGACCGCTACTATATCAGATAG
- the rplA gene encoding 50S ribosomal protein L1, which produces MPKHGKKYRNAVGDRDTTVRVDIEEGVKAAVAGAYAKFDETVDVAINLGVDPKYSDQMIRGAVSLPNGLGKDVRVAVFCKGEKENEAKEAGADYYGSDDLVEKIQSGWLDFDKAVATPDMMAVVGKIGRVLGPRGLMPNAKTGTVTMDVAKAVSELKAGKVEFKVDKAGVLHAPIGKVSFGPDKLLENLKALLETVMRLKPSSAKGTYMKALAVSSTMGPGVKVDPLTVRKFLESTN; this is translated from the coding sequence ATGCCTAAGCATGGAAAGAAATACCGCAACGCAGTCGGTGACCGCGACACCACCGTGCGCGTCGATATCGAAGAGGGTGTGAAGGCCGCTGTTGCCGGCGCCTACGCCAAATTCGACGAGACCGTGGACGTGGCCATCAACCTCGGCGTCGATCCGAAGTACTCCGATCAGATGATCCGCGGCGCCGTCAGCCTGCCCAACGGGCTCGGCAAAGACGTGCGCGTCGCCGTCTTCTGCAAGGGGGAAAAGGAAAACGAGGCCAAGGAAGCCGGTGCCGATTACTACGGTTCCGACGACCTGGTCGAGAAGATCCAGTCCGGCTGGCTCGACTTCGACAAGGCTGTCGCCACCCCGGACATGATGGCCGTGGTCGGCAAGATCGGCCGCGTGCTCGGCCCCCGTGGCCTGATGCCCAACGCCAAGACCGGCACCGTGACCATGGACGTGGCCAAGGCCGTCAGCGAGCTCAAGGCCGGTAAGGTCGAGTTCAAGGTCGACAAGGCGGGCGTGCTGCACGCTCCCATCGGCAAGGTCTCCTTCGGTCCGGACAAGCTCCTTGAGAATCTCAAGGCGCTGCTGGAAACCGTCATGCGCCTCAAGCCCTCCTCCGCGAAGGGCACCTATATGAAGGCTCTGGCCGTTTCCTCCACCATGGGTCCCGGCGTGAAGGTCGATCCCCTGACCGTCCGGAAATTCCTGGAAAGCACCAATTAA
- the rplK gene encoding 50S ribosomal protein L11: protein MAKKEIGKIKLQIPAGAANPSPPVGPALGQHGVNIMEFCKAFNAKTQDQKGLIIPVVITVYADRSFDFITKTPPAAVLLLKAAKIEKGSGEPNKQKVGKVTKAQIKEIAELKMVDLNANDIEHAMLQIEGTARSMGLEVKG from the coding sequence ATGGCCAAGAAAGAAATAGGTAAGATTAAACTGCAGATCCCCGCAGGCGCAGCCAACCCCTCCCCGCCGGTCGGTCCGGCCCTGGGTCAGCACGGCGTCAACATCATGGAATTCTGCAAGGCGTTCAACGCCAAGACGCAGGACCAGAAGGGTCTGATCATCCCGGTGGTCATCACCGTGTATGCGGACCGCTCCTTCGACTTCATCACCAAGACCCCCCCGGCTGCCGTGCTTCTGCTCAAGGCCGCCAAGATTGAGAAGGGCTCCGGTGAACCCAACAAGCAGAAGGTCGGCAAGGTCACCAAGGCGCAGATCAAAGAGATCGCCGAATTGAAGATGGTGGATTTGAACGCCAATGACATCGAACACGCCATGCTCCAGATCGAGGGTACCGCCCGCAGCATGGGTCTCGAAGTCAAGGGCTAG
- the rpmG gene encoding 50S ribosomal protein L33, with protein MRVNIQLQCTECKRKNYATQKNKKNTTGRLEVSKYCPWDKKHTVHRESK; from the coding sequence ATGCGCGTCAACATTCAGCTGCAGTGCACCGAGTGCAAGCGTAAGAACTACGCTACGCAGAAGAACAAGAAGAATACTACCGGACGTCTGGAAGTGAGCAAGTATTGTCCCTGGGACAAGAAGCACACTGTTCACAGAGAGTCCAAGTAG